From the genome of Bradyrhizobium sp. ORS 278:
GAGGCGGCCGCGCAATGGGCCGCGGCGCACCGCATCGTCGCGACCAAGGCGGATCTAGCACCCGGCGCGTTGGCCGAGGCGGCGGTTGCGATCGCGCAGCTCAATCCGGTGGCCGAGGCGGTCGTCGTTGCGGATCGCGCCGCAGCCGTATCCGCCGCCTTCGCGCCGTTGTCATCAGTACCGCCGCTGCGCGAGATCGTGCCCGCTCTCGCCGTCGCGCATCCGCGCCTTGCGCTCTGCGTCGTCCGCCCGCTCGCCGACATCGCCTATGCCGATCTCGCGAGCTGGCTCGACAATGTCGCAGGCCGGCTCGGCGAGCGTCTTCTACGCATCAAGGGGCTCGTCAAAGTCTGCGAGGCGCCGCGGCCGCTGCTGGTCGAAAGCGTCGGCACGATGTTCTCGCCGCCGCGGCAACTGACGGCCAACAATCCGCCGCCGCCCTTCATTGTCGTCATCGCGCGCGACATCGACTGCGCCGAGCTGGAGCAGGTCGAGCCGAAGGGACTGTTCAAGTTCTCCTGGCGCGAGCCGGAGAGCAGGGAAGCACCGCGCGCCATTCGCGCCGAGTGGGTGACCTGAACGCTGCGAACAGTAGCGCCGTCCCAAGCCACCTGCCGTCAGTCCGGGGCAATCGTGCACACGCTTGCGTGCGCGCGATTGAACCCGGAATCCCGAGGTTGGTGACAACCAACGCAAGCCAATATCGGGATTCCGGGTTCAAGGCCTCCGGCCTTGCCCCGGAATGACGTTGCTAGGGGATGCAAAGCAGCTAACTCCCGCCGATCGTGCTCAGGCTCCGCGACGGATAGCGCAAGGCGACATCGAACGGGTTGAGCTTGCCCGCCAGCGCGTGTGCCTCGCTCTGCAGGATCTTCACGACATGCGGCAGGCGATCCGCATTCAGCCGCTCCGCCAATGTCCCGACGCTCAGCGCCGCCACCGCGTGGCCCTGCGCATCGAGCACGGGCACGCCGACGCCCGCCATGCCGGGAATGAGTCCAGTGCTGGTGTTGACCCAGCCCTGCGCGCGGGCCAGCGCCATCGCGCTGCGCAGCGAGGCCTCGTCGAGAAAGCCGCGGTCGAGCAGGCGCGGGATGTTGAAGCGGATCACCGCCTCCTGTTCGTCCTCCGGCAGATTTGCGAGGATGGCGAGGCTGCCCTGGCCGAGGCCGAGCGGCACCTTGCCGCCGATGTCGCCGGTGAAGGAGCGGATCGGAAACGGGCCCTCGACGCGATCGAGGCACACCGCATCGAAGCCGTTGCGCACCAGCAGGAAGATCGTGTCGCTCAGGGTGGCGGAGAGCCGCAGCAGCGCCGGTCGCGCGGCATCGCGCAGTCCGCTGGCCTGGCCGGCGCGCGCCGCGATCACATAGAAGTCGAGCGCCAGGCGATAGCGCTTGCCCGCGGCCTGCTCGGCGAAGCCCTCGGCGGCGAGATCCTGCAGCATGCGATGCGCGGTCGGCTGGCTGCAGCCGGCGGCCTCGGCGATGTCCTTCAGCCGCAGCCCCTTGGGATCGCCCTCGGCGAGCACGCGCAGCAGTCTCAAAGCCCGTCGCAGACTGGATGTGGAGTCGTTATCGGCGTTCGTCATCTGCATTGGCGAAAGGCAGGAGAGAGTAAGCGATCGGAGATTTCATATAGCAGAATTCTGGCGAGATAAATTCAGGATATCGGAATTCATGATTGACGGTTGGTCGCCGCCCGACGTGAAATCCGTCCAGGGCGGCCACTCCCGGGCAATGGCAGGGAGCCTCCCGCGCGAGGACGCATGGGTTTCCTGACGCTGGACGGTCTGACGAAGCGCTACGGCGAGGCCGCTGCGGTCAGCGACGTCACTCTTAATGTCGCCAAGGGCGAGTTCATCTCGCTGCTCGGCCCATCCGGCTGCGGCAAGACCACGACGCTCCAGATGATCGCCGGCCTGGTCGAGCCGACGTCGGGCCGCATCACCCTCGACGGCCGCGACATCACCCATGAGAAGCCGGACCGCCGCGGCCTCGGCATCGTCTTCCAGAGCTATGCGCTGTTTCCGCACATGACGGTGGCGCAGAACGTGTCCTTCGGACTCGAGATGCGCAAGGTGCCGCGGGCCGAGCGCGACACCCGCGTCAGCCAAGCGCTCGCACTGGTGCAACTCGCGGCGCTCGCCGACCGCTATCCCCGCCAGCTCTCCGGCGGCCAGCGGCAGCGCGTCGCGGTGGCGCGCGCGCTGGTGATCGATCCGCCGGTGCTGCTGCTCGACGAGCCCTTGTCCAATCTCGATGCCAAGCTGCGCGAGGAGATGCAGTTCGAGCTGCGCGGCATCCAGCAGCGCGTCGGCACCACCACCATCATGGTGACGCACGACCAGAGCGAGGCGCTGTCGATGAGCGACCGCGTCGTCGTGATGGAGCAGGGCCGCATCATGCAGGTCGACGCGCCGTACCTGCTGTATGAGAGTCCGGCGACGCCGTTCATCTCCTCCTTCGTCGGCAAGATGAACCGGCTGCCCGGGGTCTGGCG
Proteins encoded in this window:
- a CDS encoding ABC transporter ATP-binding protein, with the protein product MGFLTLDGLTKRYGEAAAVSDVTLNVAKGEFISLLGPSGCGKTTTLQMIAGLVEPTSGRITLDGRDITHEKPDRRGLGIVFQSYALFPHMTVAQNVSFGLEMRKVPRAERDTRVSQALALVQLAALADRYPRQLSGGQRQRVAVARALVIDPPVLLLDEPLSNLDAKLREEMQFELRGIQQRVGTTTIMVTHDQSEALSMSDRVVVMEQGRIMQVDAPYLLYESPATPFISSFVGKMNRLPGVWRHSGFETNGRFLPCDGAGLAEGAAAVLAIRPEKITLTSPGSGVLDGRVKARFFLGSAWFFSIETDAGLIGVSLPNAGKEPARGGDPIGLDWSRSSAKAAKPAAEQPA
- a CDS encoding IclR family transcriptional regulator, whose protein sequence is MTNADNDSTSSLRRALRLLRVLAEGDPKGLRLKDIAEAAGCSQPTAHRMLQDLAAEGFAEQAAGKRYRLALDFYVIAARAGQASGLRDAARPALLRLSATLSDTIFLLVRNGFDAVCLDRVEGPFPIRSFTGDIGGKVPLGLGQGSLAILANLPEDEQEAVIRFNIPRLLDRGFLDEASLRSAMALARAQGWVNTSTGLIPGMAGVGVPVLDAQGHAVAALSVGTLAERLNADRLPHVVKILQSEAHALAGKLNPFDVALRYPSRSLSTIGGS
- a CDS encoding GTP-binding protein — protein: MSAMTIDFFVLTGFLGSGKTTLLRDVLSAETASDTAVIVNEAGEVGLDGVLLRESGDDVPMAMLSNGCVCCQIGSDLAFTIDRLIMAPRPEGVPLLRRIILETSGLSMPGPVLRQLATLAEHRMRVAVIATYDLTRGLAVATFEEAAAQWAAAHRIVATKADLAPGALAEAAVAIAQLNPVAEAVVVADRAAAVSAAFAPLSSVPPLREIVPALAVAHPRLALCVVRPLADIAYADLASWLDNVAGRLGERLLRIKGLVKVCEAPRPLLVESVGTMFSPPRQLTANNPPPPFIVVIARDIDCAELEQVEPKGLFKFSWREPESREAPRAIRAEWVT